A single window of Sphingobacterium sp. ML3W DNA harbors:
- a CDS encoding ankyrin repeat domain-containing protein: MKKVILFLICLIYMSQLNAQDIFLASRTDNVAMMDSLFQADANLDLDAVDEKGFSALILAVYNNSEHVTPYLLSKGAAVDFQDKHGNTALMGATFKGNLPMVKLLVENQADINTKNSNGATALIYAATFGQKDIGAFLLENGAIKSFKDNRGNTAFDHAIMQEHIELIKLLK; the protein is encoded by the coding sequence ATGAAGAAAGTTATATTATTTTTGATCTGTTTGATTTACATGAGCCAGCTGAATGCTCAAGATATATTCTTGGCATCAAGAACTGACAATGTAGCAATGATGGATAGTTTATTTCAGGCAGATGCAAATTTAGATTTAGATGCTGTAGATGAAAAAGGATTCAGTGCACTCATATTAGCAGTTTATAATAACAGCGAACACGTAACCCCTTATTTACTGAGTAAAGGAGCTGCTGTCGATTTTCAAGATAAGCATGGCAATACGGCGCTCATGGGAGCCACTTTTAAAGGTAATCTTCCGATGGTTAAACTACTGGTGGAAAACCAAGCAGATATTAACACAAAAAATAGTAATGGAGCTACCGCATTGATCTATGCAGCTACATTCGGACAAAAGGATATAGGCGCTTTCTTACTGGAAAATGGAGCAATCAAAAGCTTCAAAGATAATAGGGGTAATACGGCATTTGATCATGCCATTATGCAAGAGCATATTGAATTGATCAAGCTATTAAAGTAA